One region of Brassica napus cultivar Da-Ae chromosome A10, Da-Ae, whole genome shotgun sequence genomic DNA includes:
- the LOC106370746 gene encoding uncharacterized protein LOC106370746 isoform X2 — protein sequence MNQIDSDVSNGKGKEPRVISPGGSKTEERQSQSVTNQIDMCQDGKEQPHGEVNMEASISAEDVIRAGGFGAKDDIGSFLPVASDSTDFEESLRSARDYEEAQPEVQRPGLGWPKE from the exons ATGAATCAAATTGACTCGGATGTCTCTAATG GTAAAGGAAAAGAGCCGAGGGTAATATCTCCGGGAGGATCCAAGACCGAAGAGAGGCAAAGTCAGAGTGTTACTAATCAGATTGACATGTGTCAAGATGGTAAAGAGCAACCTCATGGAGAAGTGAACATGGAAGCTTCCATATCAGCAGAAGATGTGATAAGAGCTGGAGGGTTTGGTGCTAAAGACGACATTGGAAGCTTCCTTCCCGTGGCAAGTGATTCGACTGACTTTGAGGAATCACTCCGCTCTGCACGTGACTACGAAGAAGCTCAACCGGAAGTTCAAAGACCTGGTCTTGGCTGGCCTAAAGAGTAA
- the LOC106370015 gene encoding LOW QUALITY PROTEIN: GDSL esterase/lipase At5g03980 (The sequence of the model RefSeq protein was modified relative to this genomic sequence to represent the inferred CDS: deleted 1 base in 1 codon) yields MSTATTKALSLLVLLFFVSFVHATDPCLISSIYQFGDSIADTGNLIRNGPTGASTPSPKPLPQRKPHATVFFSNGVNFAVAGSTALNSSFFTSRNLHVPATNTPLSTQLSWFKSHLRSTCHSPSCLKQSLVMMGEIGGNDYNYGFFQGKSTEEIRSYIPHVVGAIAAAAREVIRAGAVNVVVPGNFPVGCFPIYLTSFPVNDPKAYDDKGCLIRLNEFAMDHNNQLQEAISSLQKEFPGVVIVYGDYYNAFQYVLRGSVGFDKSVALKSCCGIGGGYNYDGKRQCGAVGVPVCQNPDKFISWDGVHLTQKAYRFMSKFLNYKILPQIKCGGA; encoded by the exons ATGTCGACAGCAACAACCAAAGCATTAtcgcttcttgttcttctcttcTTCGTGTCCTTTGTTCACGCAACAGACCCATGTCTGATCAGCTCCATCTACCAGTTCGGAGACTCCATAGCCGACACCGGGAACCTAATCCGCAACGGTCCTACCGGA GCTTCAACTCCCTCTCCTAAACCCTTACCTCAACGTAAACCCCACGCAACCGTCTTC TTCAGTAACGGAGTTAACTTCGCCGTCGCCGGAAGCACAGCCTTAAACAGCTCTTTCTTCACCTCAAGGAACCTCCACGTACCGGCGACGAACACACCTCTCTCCACTCAGCTCTCTTGGTTCAAGTCTCATCTACGTTCCACGTGTCACAGCCCATCTTGTTTGAAGCAGTCTCTTGTCATGATGGGTGAGATAGGAGGAAACGACTACAACTACGGTTTCTTCCAAGGCAAGTCAACGGAAGAGATCAGAAGCTACATACCCCACGTGGTCGGAGCCATCGCAGCCGCGGCTAGAGAAGTGATCCGAGCCGGTGCGGTTAACGTGGTCGTACCGGGAAACTTCCCCGTCGGATGTTTCCCGATTTACTTGACGTCTTTCCCCGTGAACGATCCAAAAGCTTACGACGATAAAGGATGCTTGATTCGTCTTAACGAGTTCGCCATGGACCACAACAACCAACTCCAAGAAGCTATAAGTTCTTTGCAAAAGGAGTTTCCCGGTGTGGTTATCGTCTACGGAGATTACTACAACGCGTTTCAGTATGTTCTGCGCGGTTCTGTGGGATTCGACAAGAGTGTAGCTTTGAAGTCGTGTTGTGGGATCGGTGGAGGTTACAACTACGATGGAAAGAGACAGTGTGGAGCTGTGGGAGTGCCGGTTTGTCAGAATCCAGACAAGTTTATAAGCTGGGACGGAGTGCACTTGACTCAGAAGGCGTATAGGTTCATGTCTAAGTTCTTGAACTACAAGATTCTTCCGCAGATCAAGTGTGGTGGAGCTTAA
- the LOC106370747 gene encoding probable F-box protein At5g04010, giving the protein MSLSTSVVVALARVLSSSTAVKRKREDEIPRDKPMPMAMHKENDEQPPPPSWEVLNAISYYMEPETLAVASCVSTTWLKCFSSENLWKSIMTARSSQRSCPYEIALEHTEGGIVSYKRLVSAVERDAKRRRKGQLEEDVKISLSDLSFIIHVSTKTKKASVYKKGKDLVFDPNDKFQIEVDVSKAGITAGEDEVRMTWQIMYKEKFFTVADTVRSLDTKYGWFVDKLEYKDNRKLVGDVKTTFKENVLEKIGFAIVDSDGWGSLLVDGFLRYFQRFLLE; this is encoded by the coding sequence ATGTCTCTCTCTACCTCCGTTGTTGTTGCACTTGCACGTGTATTGTCCTCTTCCACCGCCGTGAAACGCAAACGCGAAGACGAGATCCCTCGAGATAAACCCATGCCTATGGCTATGCATAAAGAAAACGACGAGCAACCGCCTCCTCCATCTTGGGAGGTTCTAAACGCTATTAGTTATTACATGGAACCTGAGACTCTCGCCGTCGCCTCTTGCGTCTCGACCACGTGGCTAAAGTGTTTCTCCTCGGAGAATCTATGGAAGTCCATCATGACCGCGCGGTCCTCACAACGCTCTTGTCCATACGAGATTGCCTTGGAACACACGGAAGGGGGCATCGTCTCGTACAAACGCCTCGTCTCAGCCGTTGAAAGAGACGCTAAACGTAGACGCAAAGGTCAGCTCGAGGAAGACGTCAAGATATCACTCTCTGATCTCAGCTTCATCATCCACGTGTCAACTAAAACAAAGAAAGCGTCGGTTTACAAAAAGGGTAAAGATCTAGTGTTTGATCCTAACGACAAGTTTCAGATTGAAGTCGACGTAAGCAAGGCTGGTATCACTGCGGGGGAGGATGAGGTAAGAATGACGTGGCAGATTATGTACAAGGAGAAGTTCTTCACGGTGGCAGATACTGTAAGATCGTTGGACACGAAGTATGGGTGGTTCGTTGATAAGCTGGAGTATAAAGATAACCGTAAGCTGGTAGGCGACGTTAAGACGACTTTTAAGGAGAATGTTCTTGAGAAGATTGGATTTGCGATAGTAGATTCGGATGGTTGGGGATCTCTGTTAGTTGACGGGTTTTTGAGGTATTTTCAGCGATTCTTGTTGGAATAA
- the LOC106372663 gene encoding uncharacterized protein LOC106372663, which produces MSNWRRQKPRNSNNNNNNYNNHHHQQRGMTMTQSPKPPLANCKQSVPAWEKDFCAKVGSVPWSKVLEAKRFMHLYERVVQWDDSAGEDAFNKAKSHYWAEINGVSCDLPLPDPDVYIDDVDWDAQVDNELVLDLERGGPDPRTREGEGEGEERVVILDALFSSGQYSGQGWGTGWGDAEGVKEKNVGWDDQGCDGWNQDSWGRKEEPVGWGHEDENNNSFRRETWEYKNRNSFNYKKVGNWNGNDHHHQGREWRKRGAVPREGEQVDDCRWRNGRGRSRGGFQQHSNGWGWTETF; this is translated from the exons ATGAGCAATTGGAGAAGACAAAAGCCCAGAAACAGCAACAACAAtaataacaattataataatcatcatcatcaacaacgAGGGATGACGATGACTCAATCACCAAAGCCGCCTCTTG CTAACTGCAAACAGTCTGTTCCTGCTTGGGAGAAGGACTTCTGCGCTAAGGTTGGTTCAGTACCATGGTCAAAAGTTCTAGAAGCGAAGCGGTTTATGCATCTATACGAGAGAGTGGTCCAATGGGATGATTCAGCTGGCGAAGACGCGTTCAACAAGGCTAAGTCTCATTACTGGGCAGAGATAAATGGAGTTTCTTGCGACTTGCCTTTGCCTGATCCTGATGTCTACATTGACGATGTTGACTGGGACGCTCAAGTTGACAATGAGCTGGTTCTTGACCTTGAACGTGGTGGTCCAGACCCGAGAACGAGAgagggagaaggagaaggagaagagcgTGTGGTGATTCTTGATGCTTTGTTTTCGTCTGGACAGTATAGTGGACAAGGTTGGGGAACAGGATGGGGAGACGCTGAGGGGGTTAAAGAGAAGAATGTCGGTTGGGATGATCAGGGTTGTGATGGATGGAATCAGGATTCTTGGGGGAGAAAGGAGGAACCTGTAGGTTGGGGTCATGAGGACGAGAACAATAACAGCTTCAGAAGAGAAACTTGGGAGTATAAGAACAGGAACAGCTTCAACTACAAGAAGGTTGGGAACTGGAACGGtaatgatcatcatcatcagggAAGAGAGTGGAGAAAGAGAGGAGCAGTGCCACGTGAAGGAGAGCAGGTGGATGATTGTCGATGGAGAAATGGGAGAGGGAGAAGCAGAGGTGGGTTTCAGCAGCATTCCAATGGTTGGGGGTGGACTGAAACCTTCTGA
- the LOC106372665 gene encoding calmodulin binding protein PICBP encodes MSNPMLSEKWESSSKTTRRELKRRERKTWKKPIRISKLPSFTSDQIPVIFSGYTAESEDSSSSDMSDDSISYSTKSSEVDQVEESSKSVRRMKSVKVLRRQSTRKGGGLMKMRSMKRVTSHSRHTLMKKKNLDLISREELGGLLEPHYLRPTSSSASKNVENVQKNLQAARLKRMTSLRYKGLLKATCSSAMKGSPSSKKSDDVCNYRYCSLHGRPHSHGGDDESGVVHVPSLKRFVSMRRKFVKRQKSVNRRLVLLKRSLSRKRGSADQESEQVADGDDNADGETGQEVIEEEVSSWENCGSDSESNRRSTETVMVDVDDNGDGGMDSVETLASAGRECVIQETIPEVMDDSDGRVDKDMKVKSEETVGDNEEVCRDGSSGELREEDGKKTGNIWNGEESKPEIMDDSDGRSDKYSKESNMTGLDYYNGEIEGTKSVEDDDDEDEKNTEDVWNDTVTLVKQAFDEILAEITDDDDSSDDALEGELANEYDDVADDSSAIEGRDTHLTVIVSTSHMEEGSDHNKRGAKKWSFLKRVILLKRFLKLLDRKERRKRTDAEENETIMRLRRELVGERKNAEEWMLDHALRQVIKTLAPPQRRKVKHLVKAFESLIPMNGSSRGHGGLGSSGREEKETVNSHTILRDTDDTTELPEVLSGKDLEETNLTREVKDLEEKKLTREVSSSLSLGMKSDEDVETIEDSSSSHQPAVEEVLDELASGSSIEEKEEKTGDSTIEEKEEKTGDSEKKTLSTWRNLIQKHMVSGDNEERKLDEAEKEDYRWSYGSNQVTGTEDHGDAAAATIKSFQQAFEMILSEIPDDEEIVSESSKEKEEDHGETKRRSWNSVRKVILLKRFVKSLEKVHVFNPRKLRNLPVVDSKLEEAENLLLRRHRSTIEEGIRTDGEEWMLDYAMRQALSRLAPVERKKVELLVQAFDTVLDGHDTLKQTKSTDTTVKERTKTVEEDSEVSKDEQRIKNVFSRFQVHQKDLKQEEEVDDTPKNNVEAGTDGTVRADKDEQKIANVFSKFQVHQKDLKGEEEVDSTPRRSSSLLPPIGNVKQRIVVEKEKDSRMWKLIYKHMVTEKEEETSSVDGECDDETANLQIDARRSGTVTLVREALEKILSEIPDNSSDDQSIDSATDQELMERNSQVSEESSMTSKRKKGWNNVKKVILLKRFVSDLGRLSPKTPRFLPWEPDPETEKIRLRHQEVGGKRNSEEWMLDYALRQAISTLPPSQRRKVSLLAQAFDTISFSSTPGSAATSRNISRQSSLSSMTVHNENEGNAEILRGKLRKLQEDLKETTKVDGDLDEKQECSSLWRLLCKQMEDNERNQTLPKEEQESEEDTSVDGEKMEDYKTEAVELLGEVIDGISLEESQKSGTSQASQVKINRWSSVKKAMQLRKFVKALENVRKFNPREPRFLPLEPGVEAERVNLRHQETRNKRNGDEWMVDNSLQEVVSKLTPARRDKVKLLVQAFESLSATGN; translated from the exons ATGTCGAACCCGATGCTGTCGGAGAAATGGGAGAGCTCAAGTAAAACcaccagaagagagctcaaaaggagagagaggaagaCTTGGAAGAAACCCATCAGGATTTCTAAATTGCCCAGTTTCACTTCCGATCAGATTCCGGTCATCTTCTCCGGCTACACCGCCGAGTCTGAAGACTCCTCTTCCTCCGACATGTCTGATGATTCAATCTCTTACTCCACTAAATCATCTGAGGTTGACCAG gttGAGGAAAGTTCAAAATCTGTGAGGAGGATGAAGAGTGTTAAGGTTCTTAGGAGACAGTCAACGAGGAAAGGAGGAGGACTGATGAAGATGAGATCTATGAAGCGTGTGACTTCACATTCGAGACATAccctgatgaagaagaagaatcttgatttgattTCAAGGGAGGAGTTAGGAGGGCTGTTAGAGCCTCATTACTTGAGACCAACGAGCTCCTCAGCTTCAAAGAACGTGGAGAACGTTCAGAAGAATCTCCAAGCGGCTAGGTTGAAGAGGATGACGAGTTTGAGATACAAAGGGCTGCTCAAAGCTACTTGCTCTTCGGCTATGAAAGGTTCTCCTTCTTCTAAGAAGAGTGATGATGTGTGCAATTATAGGTATTGTTCTCTGCACGGTCGGCCTCATAGCCACGGTGGGGATGATGAGAGCGGTGTTGTTCATGTTCCGTCTTTGAAGCGGTTTGTGTCGATGAGGAGGAAGTTTGTGAAGAGGCAGAAGAGCGTGAACCGGCGTTTGGTGCTTTTGAAGCGGAGTTTGAGTAGGAAGAGAGGGTCTGCTGATCAAGAATCAGAGCAGGTGGCTGATGGTGATGATAATGCAGATGGAGAGACCGGTCAAGAGGTTATTGAAGAAGAGGTTTCTAGCTGGGAGAACTGTGGAAGTGATTCAGAATCGAACAGAAGATCTACTGAGACGGTGATGGTAGATGTTGATGATAATGGGGATGGAGGAATGGATTCAGTGGAGACTCTTGCATCAGCTGGAAGAGAATGTGTTATTCAGGAAACTATACCGGAAGTTATGGATGATTCAGATGGTAGAGTTGACAAAGATATGAAGGTGAAGAGTGAAGAAACTGTGGGAGATAATGAGGAAGTTTGCAGGGATGGTTCTTCTGGTGAACTGAGAGAAGAAGATGGAAAGAAAACTGGAAATATATGGAATGGTGAAGAATCTAAACCGGAGATAATGGATGATTCAGATGGAAGAAGTGACAAATATTCTAAGGAATCTAACATGACAGGTCTTGATTATTATAATGGAGAGATTGAGGGAACTAAAAGTgtggaagatgatgatgatgaagatgaaaagAATACAGAAGATGTATGGAACGATACCGTTACTCTTGTTAAGCAAGCGTTTGATGAGATACTTGCTGAAATCACCGATGATGATGACTCGTCTGATGATGCTTTAGAGGGTGAATTGGCGAATGAATATGATGATGTTGCAGATGATTCAAGTGCTATTGAAGGGAGGGACACACATTTGACTGTAATTGTTTCTACTTCTCATATGGAAGAAGGATCTGATCATAATAAGAGAGGTGCCAAGAAGTGGAGTTTCTTGAAAAGAGTAATCCTTCTCAAGAGGTTTCTCAAGTTGCTGGATCGAAAAGAGAGGCGCAAGCGTACTGATGCTGAAGAGAATGAAACAATCATGAGGTTGAGAAGAGAGTTGGTTGGAGAGAGGAAGAATGCAGAGGAATGGATGCTTGATCATGCTCTTAGGCAAGTCATTAAGACTCTTGCTCCACCTCAGAGAAGGAAAGTGAAACATCTTGTCAAAGCTTTTGAATCTTTGATTCCTATGAATGGTAGCTCTAGAGGTCATGGTGGTCTTGGAAGCTCtggaagagaagagaaggaaaCAGTGAACTCGCATACGATCTTGAGAGACACTGATGACACTACTGAACTACCAGAAGTTTTATCAGGAAAGGATCTTGAAGAAACAAACTTAACTAGAGAAGTAAAGGATCTTGAAGAAAAAAAGTTAACTAGAGAAGTttcatcatctctttctcttggTATGAAATCTGATGAAGATGTGGAAACAATAGAAGATTCAAGTTCAAGTCATCAACCTGCTGTGGAGGAAGTATTAGATGAGTTGGCTTCAGGTTCATCtatagaagaaaaagaagagaagacagGAGATTCAACtatagaagaaaaagaagagaagacagGAGATTCTGAGAAGAAAACTCTTTCTACATGGAGGAACCTTATACAGAAGCACATGGTTTCAGGAGACAATGAAGAGAGAAAGCTTGATGAAGCTGAGAAAGAAGATTACAGGTGGTCCTATGGAAGTAATCAGGTGACAGGTACTGAAGATCATGGTGATGCTGCTGCTGCAACTATTAAATCGTTTCAGCAAGCATTTGAAATGATCCTCTCTGAGATCCCTGACGATGAAGAGATTGTTTCGGAATCATctaaggagaaagaagaagatcatGGAGAGACTAAAAGAAGAAGCTGGAACAGCGTGAGAAAGGTGATACTCTTGAAAAGATTTGTGAAAAGCTTGGAGAAAGTACATGTTTTCAATCCGAGGAAGCTGCGGAATCTACCTGTTGTTGATTCTAAACTGGAGGAGGCAGAGAATTTATTACTAAGAAGACATCGATCAACAATTGAGGAGGGAATAAGAACAGATGGAGAGGAATGGATGCTGGATTACGCTATGAGACAAGCTTTATCTAGATTGGCTCctgtagagagaaagaaagtagAACTCCTTGTGCAGGCCTTTGATACAGTTCTTGATGGCCATGACACTCTTAAACAAACCAAGAGCACTGACACAACTGTCAAAGAAAGAACAAAGACAGTAGAGGAAGATAGTGAAGTCAGCAAAGATGAGCAGAGGATCAAAAATGTCTTTTCAAGATTCCAAGTACATCAAAAGGACttgaaacaagaagaggaggtTGATGATACTCCCAAGAACAACGTTGAAGCTGGCACAGACGGAACAGTGAGAGCGGATAAAGACGAGCAGAAGATTGCAAATGTCTTCTCAAAGTTTCAGGTGCATCAAAAGGACTTGAAAGGAGAAGAGGAAGTTGATTCTACTCCAAGGAGATCCAGCAGTTTGCTTCCTCCTATAGGAAACGTTAAACAGCGAATCGTCGTTGAGAAAGAGAAAGATTCAAGAATGTGGAAGCTCATCTACAAACACATGGTaacagagaaagaagaagaaactagtTCAGTTGATGGTGAATGTGATGACGAAACTGCTAATCTTCAGATTGATGCTAGAAGAAGCGGAACAGTTACACTTGTTAGAGAAGCACTTGAGAAGATTCTCTCTGAGATCCCAGACAACTCCTCTGATGACCAGTCCATAGACAGTGCTACTGATCAAGAACTAATGGAAAGAAACTCTCAAGTAAGTGAAGAGTCTTCGATGACCTCAAAACGAAAGAAAGGATGGAACAATGTGAAGAAAGTCATTCTACTAAAGAGATTCGTCAGCGATTTAGGAAGACTCAGCCCCAAGACGCCTCGGTTCTTGCCTTGGGAGCCTGATCCTGAAACCGAAAAGATACGTCTGAGGCATCAGGAAGTTGGAGGGAAGAGAAACTCAGAGGAGTGGATGCTTGATTATGCTCTGAGACAAGCCATATCGACTTTACCACCGTCTCAGAGAAGAAAAGTCTCTCTTCTCGCACAAGCTTTCGATACTATAAGCTTTTCTTCGACTCCAGGCTCGGCAGCAACGTCAAGGAACATCTCTCGTCAGTCCAGCCTTTCCTCTATGACGGTCCATAATGAAAACGAAGGTAACGCTGAGATTCTAAGAGGTAAACTGAGAAAACTACAAGAGGATCTCAAAGAGACTACCAAAGTCGATGGTGATTTGGATGAGAAACAAGAGTGTTCGAGCTTGTGGAGGTTGTTATGCAAACAGATGGAAGATAACGAGAGAAACCAAACATTGCCAAAAGAAGAACAAGAGTCGGAGGAAGACACAAGTGTGGATGGTGAGAAGATGGAAGATTACAAAACCGAAGCAGTGGAGCTGTTAGGAGAAGTCATAGACGGAATCTCTCTTGAAGAGAGTCAAAAGAGTGGAACTTCACAGGCCTCACAAGTGAAGATTAACAGATGGAGCAGCGTCAAAAAGGCGATGCAGCTGAGGAAATTCGTCAAAGCGTTAGAGAATGTGAGGAAGTTCAACCCAAGAGAGCCTCGGTTCTTGCCGTTGGAGCCTGGAGTTGAAGCGGAAAGAGTGAACCTTAGGCATCAAGAAACTCGAAACAAGAGAAACGGGGACGAGTGGATGGTCGATAACTCGCTTCAAGAAGTTGTTTCCAAGCTAACTCCAGCTCGGAGAGATAAAGTTAAGTTGTTGGTTCAAGCTTTTGAGTCACTTTCGGCTACAGGGAACTGA
- the LOC106370746 gene encoding uncharacterized protein LOC106370746 isoform X1, giving the protein MNQIDSDVSNGAGKGKEPRVISPGGSKTEERQSQSVTNQIDMCQDGKEQPHGEVNMEASISAEDVIRAGGFGAKDDIGSFLPVASDSTDFEESLRSARDYEEAQPEVQRPGLGWPKE; this is encoded by the exons ATGAATCAAATTGACTCGGATGTCTCTAATG GTGCAGGTAAAGGAAAAGAGCCGAGGGTAATATCTCCGGGAGGATCCAAGACCGAAGAGAGGCAAAGTCAGAGTGTTACTAATCAGATTGACATGTGTCAAGATGGTAAAGAGCAACCTCATGGAGAAGTGAACATGGAAGCTTCCATATCAGCAGAAGATGTGATAAGAGCTGGAGGGTTTGGTGCTAAAGACGACATTGGAAGCTTCCTTCCCGTGGCAAGTGATTCGACTGACTTTGAGGAATCACTCCGCTCTGCACGTGACTACGAAGAAGCTCAACCGGAAGTTCAAAGACCTGGTCTTGGCTGGCCTAAAGAGTAA